A genome region from Fervidobacterium changbaicum includes the following:
- a CDS encoding NAD-dependent epimerase/dehydratase family protein: MLLITGATGHLGNVLVKKFIGKGEKVRILVHPSDSLLPLQLVPVEVFYSDVRADFSSALNGIEAIFHLASVISITPSRKKIVYSVNVEGTRNVITLAKKKKVPLIYISSVHAFAEVEKGSMITEETPVDENLVVGDYAKSKAIATKEVEKAFSEGLDGFIVFPTGIFGPYDYKFSHFSRVLIKYKTGKLRYTINGKFDFVDVRDLAEAIVKLYELLKSYSNCKVSKQRFIVSGNDIDFVQLPKLCGLETFKVLDDTSGDILSTLSLIANVLFSIPTEFVPYALHTLRLNYTFSKAKISSTIPYRLRKVEDSIHDFFNWLNELNNPKNMCYNIV, encoded by the coding sequence ATGCTCTTAATAACAGGTGCAACAGGACACCTTGGAAATGTCTTGGTTAAGAAGTTCATAGGGAAAGGTGAAAAGGTAAGGATTCTCGTCCATCCGAGTGATAGCCTTCTTCCATTGCAGCTTGTTCCGGTTGAGGTTTTCTACTCAGACGTTCGTGCTGATTTTTCAAGTGCTCTGAATGGCATTGAAGCAATTTTCCACCTTGCTTCCGTGATATCAATAACACCCTCTAGGAAAAAAATTGTCTATTCGGTAAACGTGGAAGGCACGAGGAATGTTATTACGCTTGCAAAGAAAAAGAAAGTACCGCTGATATACATCAGCAGTGTCCACGCATTCGCAGAAGTTGAGAAAGGAAGTATGATCACTGAAGAAACACCTGTCGATGAAAATCTTGTCGTTGGGGATTACGCAAAATCAAAAGCGATTGCAACTAAAGAGGTTGAGAAGGCGTTCAGCGAAGGCCTTGATGGGTTTATTGTCTTCCCCACGGGGATATTTGGACCGTACGATTATAAGTTCTCCCACTTTTCTCGAGTTCTGATAAAGTACAAAACTGGAAAGCTGCGCTATACGATAAATGGAAAATTTGATTTCGTTGATGTTCGGGATTTGGCTGAAGCAATTGTCAAGTTGTATGAACTACTAAAGTCTTATAGCAACTGTAAAGTTTCAAAGCAACGTTTCATAGTTTCAGGAAACGATATCGATTTTGTGCAGCTGCCAAAATTGTGTGGTCTTGAGACATTTAAAGTGTTGGACGATACTTCCGGGGATATCCTCAGTACACTTTCCCTAATTGCTAATGTACTTTTCTCCATCCCAACGGAATTCGTGCCCTATGCACTCCACACGTTACGCTTGAATTACACGTTCTCAAAAGCGAAAATTTCATCCACAATTCCATATAGACTTAGAAAAGTTGAAGATTCAATACACGATTTTTTCAATTGGTTGAACGAATTGAACAATCCAAAGAATATGTGTTATAATATAGTTTGA